In Hippoglossus stenolepis isolate QCI-W04-F060 chromosome 20, HSTE1.2, whole genome shotgun sequence, the following are encoded in one genomic region:
- the itsn2a gene encoding intersectin-2a isoform X2 gives MNGGASVWAITLEEKGKHDKQFDTLTPVLGYVSGEQARKFFLQSGLPPSVLAEIWNLADMEGDGKMDRLEFSIAMKLIKLKLQGRNMPSVLPIIMKQSPVSNSVPTVPSSARFGMGSMPNLSVGLSSMSTMSAMPILTHIPGNPPMPSVQPLVPMSRPFSLITSLGSAGPPNVNVSLLTPPLVPNNTGLPLSGFSSPMAFSPTSGMSKANSLLDLGSSSSNSSSTTSLASNSPKTGASDWAVPQASRLKYRQQFNTLDQLMSGYLSGPQVRNALMASNLTQTQLATIWTLADVDKDGQLRADEFILAMHLVEMAKTGRPLPLTLPQDLFPPSLRGVKSSELVNGTGPYIVTPCLIDTTEMDLAQKNKSSVSFEDKLKENFARGSAELEKRRLALLEEQKKERERRDREEREAQERREREAREQENRRRLEEERRLERQREMERQREEERLRELERKEAAKQEMERQQREDWERGKKEELGRRREGEQEEICQLRAKKRNLELELEAVGNKHKLISDRLRDAKSKRLIQKAEVDLINQKRDERITEINTLQLQFEDWQMKLSQLVPEQQRLTEKLRNINLNKISSGSLTSVTSNVTEKGVNCRRLKDQLDTLERETTDKLSQMEQYNKELKLGDMDDCVLRGLLSLLACLNQLFLLIKELREKQVRQQALLDDLYRVKEEKLRELQRRREEERERRRREEEEAARRAKLEEERREQEQREQEKREKERREKEEEEARQRRLLEEQRARQREEEEREAQIRLRAAQEKAQEEERRRREEEEEEKRKKEEEEKRKKEEEEKRKKEEEEKRKKEEEEERKRKEEEGRRRKEEEERGQQSTSVGQRTHKPTPYRALYSFVARNKDELSIDADGLIEVDEKTVGEPGWLCGSFRGNRGWFPQSYAEKCPTASGTETVPSSTGKKSCPPPPLNKRIPDVEATGDNTAPVQSDASQSSVSLLARALSSWSATSETHLSLFAGEAITALLSFSQGDVIGVLQQRDQWWLGQLNGTQGWFPSSYVTLETGGITDVDAFDTSDSVHLEEYVALYTYESPEMGDLTFVEGDVVMVTEREGEWWRGCIGDKTGVFPSNYVRPVEPELSRPGATAKKPEIAQAVTTTATPTIHQLHLSPGQLIVVLAKNSTGWWLGELQARGKKRQRGWFHSSHVKLLGPTSTKPSPSPLPVCQVIAMYDYAAASRDELSFSKGQLISILDKTNPDWWKAEANGVTGLLPTNYVTMTTESDPSQQCSLDSSSMSEHGESEGCADLMTLDTMTPQERKRQGYVHELIQTEETYVEDLELVLEVFYKPMSESGRLTEAEMAVIFVNWRELIMCNTKLLKALRVRKMTGGENMPVELIGDLLESELTHMQPYIGFCSFQLNAAALLQSKTYNQPDFKNFLKKIATNYRCKGMPLSSFLLKPMQRITRYPLIIKNILEHTPEDHVDRGPLRQALERAEELCSQVNEGVREKENSDRLEWIQSHVQCEGPIEHLAFNSLTNCLGPRKLLHSGRLCKTKSSRELWAFLFSDFLLLTHSAKPFSSSGSDKLFSPKTNIQLKMYKTPLFLNEVLVKTPPDPSSDEPLFHVSHIDRVHALKTETLNERATWVQKIKAASEHFIETEKKKREKAYQARSLKSSGIGRLLVTVTEAQELKACKPNGKSNPYCELTMGAQCYTSRPVSDTLNPKWNFNCQFFIKDLYQDVLCITVFEKDQFSPDDFLGRTEVPVATIKKEMESKGAANRRLLLHEVPTGEVWVKLDLQLYEPSK, from the exons GCGGAGCCAGTGTGTGGGCCATCACTctggaggagaaggggaaaCACGACAAACAGTTTGATACCCTCACCCCCGTGCTCGGCTATGTCTCAG GAGAACAAGCGAGGAAGTTCTTCCTCCAGTCTGGCCTGCCCCCATCTGTCCTGGCTGAGATCTG GAACCTTGCCGACATGGAGGGTGATGGGAAGATGGACAGACTCGAGTTCTCCATCGCTATGAAGCTCATCAAACTCAAGCTTCAGGGCCGGAATATGCCCTCTGTCCTGCCAATCATCATGAAGCAGTCTCCAGTCTCCAATTCGGTCCCAACTGTCCCGTCATCAGCACGTTTCG GAATGGGTTCTATGCCAAATCTGTCTGTTGGTCTGTCCTCCATGTCGACTATGTCCGCCATGCCCATCCTAACACACATCCCGGGTAACCCCCCCATGCCCTCTGTGCAACCCCTGGTGCCGATGTCAAGGCCTTTTTCCCTCATCACCTCCCTGGGAAGCGCCGGACCCCCCAACGTCAATGTCAGCCTCCTCACCCCACCACTCGTTCCCAACAATACAG ggctccctctctctggctTCTCTTCGCCCATGGCGTTCTCTCCGACCTCTGGCATGTCAAAAGCAAACTCTCTCCTGGACCTTGGATCCAGCAG TTCAAATTCTTCCTCCACCACGTCGCTGGCCAGCAACTCTCCGAAGACGGGCGCGAGCGACTGGGCCGTTCCTCAGGCGTCCAGACTGAAGTACCGTCAACAGTTCAACACGCTAGACCAGCTCATGAGTGGCTACTTGTCAG GACCGCAGGTTAGAAATGCACTGATGGCATCAAACCTGACCCAGACTCAGTTAGCTACCATCTG GACCCTGGCAGACGTGGATAAGGACGGTCAGCTACGAGCCGATGAGTTCATTCTGGCCATGCACCTGGTAGAAATGGCTAAAACTGGCCGACCTCTGCCACTCACACTTCCTCAGGACTTGTTTCCTCCGTCTCTCAG aGGAGTCAAGTCCAGTGAGCTTGTTAATGGAACCGGGCCCTACATTGTAACTCCCTGTTTAATCGACACGACAGAAATGGACCttgcacagaaaaacaagagcagTG TGTCCTTCGAGGACAAGCTGAAGGAGAACTTTGCACGAGGCAGCGCCGAACTGGAGAAACGACGACTGGCTCTGttggaggagcagaagaaagagagggagcggagggatagagaggagagggaggctcaggagaggagagagagggaggccagGGAGCAGGAGAACcggaggaggctggaggaggagaggcggttggagaggcagagagagatggagagacagagggaggaggagaggctgagggagctggagaggaaggag GCGGCAAAGCAGGAGATGGAGCGCCAGCAGAGGGAGGACTGGGAGCgagggaagaaggaggagcTGGGACGGAGGAGAGAGGGCGAGCAGGAAGAAATCTGCCAACTCAGGGCCAAAAAGAGAAATCtagagctggagctggaggctgtG GGCAACAAGCACAAGCTGATCTCAGACCGTCTCCGTGACGCTAAGAGCAAGAGGCTTATTCAGAAGGCAGAGGTGGACCTCATCAATCAGAAGAGGGATGAACGCATCACAGAGATCAACACgctgcagctgcagtttgaG GACTGGCAGATGAAGCTGTCGCAGCTCGTCCCGGAACAACAGAGGCTGACTGAGAAGCTGCGAAACATCAACCTGAACAAAATCTCAT CTGGGTCTTTGACCTCTGTGACCTCAAACGTGACGGAGAAAGGCGTGAACTGCCGGAGGCTGAAGGACCAGCTGGACACGCTGGAGAGGGAGACCACAGACAAACTGTCCCAGATGGAGCAGTACAACAAGGAGCTTAAG CTTGGGGATATGGATGACTGTGTCCTGCGGGGCCTTCTGTCTCTGCTGGCCTGCCTCAACCAGCTCTTCCTTCTCATCAAG GAGCTGAGGGAGAAGCAGGTGAGGCAGCAGGCCCTCCTGGACGACCTGTACCGAGTCAaagaggagaagctgagggAGCTGCAAAGgcgcagggaggaggagagagagaggaggaggagggaggaagaggaggcggccag ACGGGCAAAGCTAGAGGAGGAGCggagagagcaggagcagagggagcaggagaaaagggagaaggagaggcgggagaaggaagaggaggaggctcggCAGAGGAGGctcctggaggagcagagggccaggcagagggaggaggaggagagggaggcgcAGATTCGCCTGCGAGCAGCCCAGGAGAAAgcacaagaggaggagaggagaaggcgagaggaggaggaggaagagaagaggaaaaaggaggaggaagagaagaggaaaaaggaggaggaagagaagaggaaaaaggaggaggaagagaaaaggaaaaaagaggaggaagaagagagaaagcggaaagaggaggaagggaggaggaggaaagaggaagaggagagaggacagcagTCGACGTCGGTGGGTCAGCGAACACACAAGCCGACCCCGTACAGAGCCCTGTACTCGTTTGTTGCCCGCAACAAAGATGAGCTGAGCATCGACGCAGACGGTCTCATAGag GTGGATGAGAAGACTGTCGGCGAGCCGGGATGGTTATGCGGGAGTTTCCGTGGAAACAGGGGCTGGTTCCCCCAGAGTTATGCAGAGAAATGTCCCACGGCCTCAGGCACTGAGACGGTTCCTTCTTCAACTGGAAAAAAGTCCTGTCCACCGCCACCACTTAACAAAAG AATCCCAGATGTGGAGGCTACAGGTGACAACACTGCTCCTGTCCAATCAGATGCTTCACAG tcctctgtctctctcctggctCGTGCCCTCTCGTCGTGGTCGGCCACTTCAGAAACTCACCTCAGCCTCTTCGCCGGCGAAGCCATCACTGCGCTGCTGAGCTTCTCTCAGGGCGACGTCATCGGcgtgctgcagcagagggacCAGTGGTGGCTGGGACAGCTCAATGGGACGCAGGGATGGTTCCCCAGTAGCTATGTCACTCTGGAGACGGGTGGCATTACGga TGTGGATGCATTTGACACATCCGACTCTGTTCATCTGGAGG AGTACGTGGCCTTGTACACGTATGAGAGCCCAGAGATGGGGGACCTAACGTTTGTTGAGGGGGACGTTGTCATGGTGacggagagggaaggagagtgGTGGCGAGGATGCATCGGGGACAAGACCGGGGTGTTTCCCTCCAACTACGTCAGACCTGTTGAGCCAGAG CTGTCAAGACCTGGAGCTACGGCCAAGAAACCTG AGATTGCCCAGGCGGTCACCACCACCGCCACACCAACGATACATCAGCTGCATCTGTCTCCAGGGCAACTGATCGTGGTTCTGGCAAAGAACTCCACTGGCTGGTGGCTTGGGGAACTGCAG gCTCGGGGTAAGAAGCGGCAGAGAGGCTGGTTTCATTCCTCTCACGTCAAGCTGCTGGGTCCCACCAGCACCAagccctccccctcccctctgccaG TGTGCCAAGTCATCGCAATGTACGACTACGCCGCTGCCAGTCGGGACGAGCTGAGCTTCTCCAAGGGTCAGCTGATCAGCATCCTGGACAAGACCAACCCTGACTGGTGGAAGGCAGAAGCCAACGGGGTCACAGGCCTGTTGCCCACCAACTATGTCACGATGACGACAGAATCGGACCCCAGTCAGCAAT GTTCGCTAGATTCCTCATCCATGTCAGAGCATGGAGAGAGTGAGG GGTGTGCGGACCTGATGACGCTGGACACCATGACCCctcaggagaggaagagacagggcTACGTCCACGAGCTCATCCAGACGGAGGAGACTTATGTGGAGGACCTAGAGCTGGTACTAGAG GTTTTCTACAAGCCCATGTCTGAGTCAGGCCGTCTAACAGAAGCTGAGATGGCTGTGATCTTTGTTAACTGGAGGGAGCTGATTATGTGTAACACCAAATTGCTGAA GGCCCTGCGGGTCAGGAAaatgacaggaggagagaacatGCCGGTTGAGCTCATAGGAGACCTGCTGGAATCGGAGCTCACGCACATGCAGCCCTACATCGGCTTCTGCTCCTTCCAGCTCAACGCCGCCGCCCTGCTGCAGAGCAAAACCTACAACCAGCCCGACTTTAAAAACTTTCTCAAG AAGATCGCCACTAACTACCGCTGCAAAGGGATGCCACTGTCAAGCTTCCTCCTCAAGCCCATGCAGAGGATCACACGCTATCCCCTGATCATCAAGAAC aTCCTGGAGCACACCCCAGAGGACCACGTTGACCGCGGGCCCCTGAGACAAGCTCTGGAGCGAGCTGAGGAGCTGTGCTCTCAGGTCAACGAGGGCGTCAGGGAGAAGGAGAACTCGGACAGGCTGGAGTGGATACAGAGCCACGTCCAGTGTGAGGGTCCTATAGAG CACTTGGCGTTCAACTCGCTGACTAACTGCCTCGGGCCGCGCAAGCTGCTCCACAGCGGCCGCTTGTGCAAAACCAAGAGCAGCAGGGAGCTGTGGGCTTTCCTCTTCAGtgatttcctcctcctcacgcaCAGCGCCAAACCCTTCTCTTCCTCGGGATCAGACAAGCTATTCAGCCCCAAGACCAACATACAGCTGAAGATGTACAAAACA CCACTATTTCTGAATGAGGTTTTGGTGAAAACGCCCCCCGACCCGTCCAGCGATGAGCCGCTCTTCCATGTCTCGCACATCGATCGCGTCCACGCACTCAAAACTGAGACCTTGAACGAGAG GGCAACATGGGTCCAGAAAATCAAAGCAGCATCTGAACATTTCATTGAAAccgagaagaaaaagagagagaaggctTACCAAG cacGTTCCCTGAAGAGCAGCGGTATCGGGCGACTGCTGGTGACTGTCACCGAAGCTCAAGAGCTCAAGGCCTGTAAACCCAACG GTAAGAGTAATCCGTACTGTGAGCTGACCATGGGGGCTCAGTGCTACACGTCCCGGCCCGTCAGCGACACTCTCAACCCCAAGTGGAACTTTAACTGCCAGTTCTTCATCAAAGACCTCTACCAGGACGTCCTGTGTATCACTGTGTTCGAGAAAGACCAGTTCTCACCTGATG ATTTCCTGGGTCGGACTGAAGTTCCCGTGGCGACTataaagaaagagatggagagcaaAGGTGCTGCAAACCGGCGCCTGCTGCTACACGAAGTCCCCACTGGAGAAGTTTGGGTCAAACTAGACTTGCAGCTTTACGAGCCAAGCAAATGA
- the itsn2a gene encoding intersectin-2a isoform X4: MNGGASVWAITLEEKGKHDKQFDTLTPVLGYVSGEQARKFFLQSGLPPSVLAEIWNLADMEGDGKMDRLEFSIAMKLIKLKLQGRNMPSVLPIIMKQSPVSNSVPTVPSSARFGMGSMPNLSVGLSSMSTMSAMPILTHIPGNPPMPSVQPLVPMSRPFSLITSLGSAGPPNVNVSLLTPPLVPNNTGLPLSGFSSPMAFSPTSGMSKANSLLDLGSSSSNSSSTTSLASNSPKTGASDWAVPQASRLKYRQQFNTLDQLMSGYLSGPQVRNALMASNLTQTQLATIWTLADVDKDGQLRADEFILAMHLVEMAKTGRPLPLTLPQDLFPPSLRGVKSSELVNGTGPYIVTPCLIDTTEMDLAQKNKSSVSFEDKLKENFARGSAELEKRRLALLEEQKKERERRDREEREAQERREREAREQENRRRLEEERRLERQREMERQREEERLRELERKEAAKQEMERQQREDWERGKKEELGRRREGEQEEICQLRAKKRNLELELEAVGNKHKLISDRLRDAKSKRLIQKAEVDLINQKRDERITEINTLQLQFEDWQMKLSQLVPEQQRLTEKLRNINLNKISSGSLTSVTSNVTEKGVNCRRLKDQLDTLERETTDKLSQMEQYNKELKLGDMDDCVLRGLLSLLACLNQLFLLIKELREKQVRQQALLDDLYRVKEEKLRELQRRREEERERRRREEEEAARRAKLEEERREQEQREQEKREKERREKEEEEARQRRLLEEQRARQREEEEREAQIRLRAAQEKAQEEERRRREEEEEEKRKKEEEEKRKKEEEEKRKKEEEEKRKKEEEEERKRKEEEGRRRKEEEERGQQSTSVGQRTHKPTPYRALYSFVARNKDELSIDADGLIEVDEKTVGEPGWLCGSFRGNRGWFPQSYAEKCPTASGTETVPSSTGKKSCPPPPLNKRIPDVEATGDNTAPVQSDASQSSVSLLARALSSWSATSETHLSLFAGEAITALLSFSQGDVIGVLQQRDQWWLGQLNGTQGWFPSSYVTLETGGITDVDAFDTSDSVHLEEYVALYTYESPEMGDLTFVEGDVVMVTEREGEWWRGCIGDKTGVFPSNYVRPVEPELSRPGATAKKPEIAQAVTTTATPTIHQLHLSPGQLIVVLAKNSTGWWLGELQARGKKRQRGWFHSSHVKLLGPTSTKPSPSPLPVCQVIAMYDYAAASRDELSFSKGQLISILDKTNPDWWKAEANGVTGLLPTNYVTMTTESDPSQQWCADLMTLDTMTPQERKRQGYVHELIQTEETYVEDLELVLEVFYKPMSESGRLTEAEMAVIFVNWRELIMCNTKLLKALRVRKMTGGENMPVELIGDLLESELTHMQPYIGFCSFQLNAAALLQSKTYNQPDFKNFLKKIATNYRCKGMPLSSFLLKPMQRITRYPLIIKNILEHTPEDHVDRGPLRQALERAEELCSQVNEGVREKENSDRLEWIQSHVQCEGPIEHLAFNSLTNCLGPRKLLHSGRLCKTKSSRELWAFLFSDFLLLTHSAKPFSSSGSDKLFSPKTNIQLKMYKTPLFLNEVLVKTPPDPSSDEPLFHVSHIDRVHALKTETLNERATWVQKIKAASEHFIETEKKKREKAYQARSLKSSGIGRLLVTVTEAQELKACKPNGKSNPYCELTMGAQCYTSRPVSDTLNPKWNFNCQFFIKDLYQDVLCITVFEKDQFSPDDFLGRTEVPVATIKKEMESKGAANRRLLLHEVPTGEVWVKLDLQLYEPSK; encoded by the exons GCGGAGCCAGTGTGTGGGCCATCACTctggaggagaaggggaaaCACGACAAACAGTTTGATACCCTCACCCCCGTGCTCGGCTATGTCTCAG GAGAACAAGCGAGGAAGTTCTTCCTCCAGTCTGGCCTGCCCCCATCTGTCCTGGCTGAGATCTG GAACCTTGCCGACATGGAGGGTGATGGGAAGATGGACAGACTCGAGTTCTCCATCGCTATGAAGCTCATCAAACTCAAGCTTCAGGGCCGGAATATGCCCTCTGTCCTGCCAATCATCATGAAGCAGTCTCCAGTCTCCAATTCGGTCCCAACTGTCCCGTCATCAGCACGTTTCG GAATGGGTTCTATGCCAAATCTGTCTGTTGGTCTGTCCTCCATGTCGACTATGTCCGCCATGCCCATCCTAACACACATCCCGGGTAACCCCCCCATGCCCTCTGTGCAACCCCTGGTGCCGATGTCAAGGCCTTTTTCCCTCATCACCTCCCTGGGAAGCGCCGGACCCCCCAACGTCAATGTCAGCCTCCTCACCCCACCACTCGTTCCCAACAATACAG ggctccctctctctggctTCTCTTCGCCCATGGCGTTCTCTCCGACCTCTGGCATGTCAAAAGCAAACTCTCTCCTGGACCTTGGATCCAGCAG TTCAAATTCTTCCTCCACCACGTCGCTGGCCAGCAACTCTCCGAAGACGGGCGCGAGCGACTGGGCCGTTCCTCAGGCGTCCAGACTGAAGTACCGTCAACAGTTCAACACGCTAGACCAGCTCATGAGTGGCTACTTGTCAG GACCGCAGGTTAGAAATGCACTGATGGCATCAAACCTGACCCAGACTCAGTTAGCTACCATCTG GACCCTGGCAGACGTGGATAAGGACGGTCAGCTACGAGCCGATGAGTTCATTCTGGCCATGCACCTGGTAGAAATGGCTAAAACTGGCCGACCTCTGCCACTCACACTTCCTCAGGACTTGTTTCCTCCGTCTCTCAG aGGAGTCAAGTCCAGTGAGCTTGTTAATGGAACCGGGCCCTACATTGTAACTCCCTGTTTAATCGACACGACAGAAATGGACCttgcacagaaaaacaagagcagTG TGTCCTTCGAGGACAAGCTGAAGGAGAACTTTGCACGAGGCAGCGCCGAACTGGAGAAACGACGACTGGCTCTGttggaggagcagaagaaagagagggagcggagggatagagaggagagggaggctcaggagaggagagagagggaggccagGGAGCAGGAGAACcggaggaggctggaggaggagaggcggttggagaggcagagagagatggagagacagagggaggaggagaggctgagggagctggagaggaaggag GCGGCAAAGCAGGAGATGGAGCGCCAGCAGAGGGAGGACTGGGAGCgagggaagaaggaggagcTGGGACGGAGGAGAGAGGGCGAGCAGGAAGAAATCTGCCAACTCAGGGCCAAAAAGAGAAATCtagagctggagctggaggctgtG GGCAACAAGCACAAGCTGATCTCAGACCGTCTCCGTGACGCTAAGAGCAAGAGGCTTATTCAGAAGGCAGAGGTGGACCTCATCAATCAGAAGAGGGATGAACGCATCACAGAGATCAACACgctgcagctgcagtttgaG GACTGGCAGATGAAGCTGTCGCAGCTCGTCCCGGAACAACAGAGGCTGACTGAGAAGCTGCGAAACATCAACCTGAACAAAATCTCAT CTGGGTCTTTGACCTCTGTGACCTCAAACGTGACGGAGAAAGGCGTGAACTGCCGGAGGCTGAAGGACCAGCTGGACACGCTGGAGAGGGAGACCACAGACAAACTGTCCCAGATGGAGCAGTACAACAAGGAGCTTAAG CTTGGGGATATGGATGACTGTGTCCTGCGGGGCCTTCTGTCTCTGCTGGCCTGCCTCAACCAGCTCTTCCTTCTCATCAAG GAGCTGAGGGAGAAGCAGGTGAGGCAGCAGGCCCTCCTGGACGACCTGTACCGAGTCAaagaggagaagctgagggAGCTGCAAAGgcgcagggaggaggagagagagaggaggaggagggaggaagaggaggcggccag ACGGGCAAAGCTAGAGGAGGAGCggagagagcaggagcagagggagcaggagaaaagggagaaggagaggcgggagaaggaagaggaggaggctcggCAGAGGAGGctcctggaggagcagagggccaggcagagggaggaggaggagagggaggcgcAGATTCGCCTGCGAGCAGCCCAGGAGAAAgcacaagaggaggagaggagaaggcgagaggaggaggaggaagagaagaggaaaaaggaggaggaagagaagaggaaaaaggaggaggaagagaagaggaaaaaggaggaggaagagaaaaggaaaaaagaggaggaagaagagagaaagcggaaagaggaggaagggaggaggaggaaagaggaagaggagagaggacagcagTCGACGTCGGTGGGTCAGCGAACACACAAGCCGACCCCGTACAGAGCCCTGTACTCGTTTGTTGCCCGCAACAAAGATGAGCTGAGCATCGACGCAGACGGTCTCATAGag GTGGATGAGAAGACTGTCGGCGAGCCGGGATGGTTATGCGGGAGTTTCCGTGGAAACAGGGGCTGGTTCCCCCAGAGTTATGCAGAGAAATGTCCCACGGCCTCAGGCACTGAGACGGTTCCTTCTTCAACTGGAAAAAAGTCCTGTCCACCGCCACCACTTAACAAAAG AATCCCAGATGTGGAGGCTACAGGTGACAACACTGCTCCTGTCCAATCAGATGCTTCACAG tcctctgtctctctcctggctCGTGCCCTCTCGTCGTGGTCGGCCACTTCAGAAACTCACCTCAGCCTCTTCGCCGGCGAAGCCATCACTGCGCTGCTGAGCTTCTCTCAGGGCGACGTCATCGGcgtgctgcagcagagggacCAGTGGTGGCTGGGACAGCTCAATGGGACGCAGGGATGGTTCCCCAGTAGCTATGTCACTCTGGAGACGGGTGGCATTACGga TGTGGATGCATTTGACACATCCGACTCTGTTCATCTGGAGG AGTACGTGGCCTTGTACACGTATGAGAGCCCAGAGATGGGGGACCTAACGTTTGTTGAGGGGGACGTTGTCATGGTGacggagagggaaggagagtgGTGGCGAGGATGCATCGGGGACAAGACCGGGGTGTTTCCCTCCAACTACGTCAGACCTGTTGAGCCAGAG CTGTCAAGACCTGGAGCTACGGCCAAGAAACCTG AGATTGCCCAGGCGGTCACCACCACCGCCACACCAACGATACATCAGCTGCATCTGTCTCCAGGGCAACTGATCGTGGTTCTGGCAAAGAACTCCACTGGCTGGTGGCTTGGGGAACTGCAG gCTCGGGGTAAGAAGCGGCAGAGAGGCTGGTTTCATTCCTCTCACGTCAAGCTGCTGGGTCCCACCAGCACCAagccctccccctcccctctgccaG TGTGCCAAGTCATCGCAATGTACGACTACGCCGCTGCCAGTCGGGACGAGCTGAGCTTCTCCAAGGGTCAGCTGATCAGCATCCTGGACAAGACCAACCCTGACTGGTGGAAGGCAGAAGCCAACGGGGTCACAGGCCTGTTGCCCACCAACTATGTCACGATGACGACAGAATCGGACCCCAGTCAGCAAT GGTGTGCGGACCTGATGACGCTGGACACCATGACCCctcaggagaggaagagacagggcTACGTCCACGAGCTCATCCAGACGGAGGAGACTTATGTGGAGGACCTAGAGCTGGTACTAGAG GTTTTCTACAAGCCCATGTCTGAGTCAGGCCGTCTAACAGAAGCTGAGATGGCTGTGATCTTTGTTAACTGGAGGGAGCTGATTATGTGTAACACCAAATTGCTGAA GGCCCTGCGGGTCAGGAAaatgacaggaggagagaacatGCCGGTTGAGCTCATAGGAGACCTGCTGGAATCGGAGCTCACGCACATGCAGCCCTACATCGGCTTCTGCTCCTTCCAGCTCAACGCCGCCGCCCTGCTGCAGAGCAAAACCTACAACCAGCCCGACTTTAAAAACTTTCTCAAG AAGATCGCCACTAACTACCGCTGCAAAGGGATGCCACTGTCAAGCTTCCTCCTCAAGCCCATGCAGAGGATCACACGCTATCCCCTGATCATCAAGAAC aTCCTGGAGCACACCCCAGAGGACCACGTTGACCGCGGGCCCCTGAGACAAGCTCTGGAGCGAGCTGAGGAGCTGTGCTCTCAGGTCAACGAGGGCGTCAGGGAGAAGGAGAACTCGGACAGGCTGGAGTGGATACAGAGCCACGTCCAGTGTGAGGGTCCTATAGAG CACTTGGCGTTCAACTCGCTGACTAACTGCCTCGGGCCGCGCAAGCTGCTCCACAGCGGCCGCTTGTGCAAAACCAAGAGCAGCAGGGAGCTGTGGGCTTTCCTCTTCAGtgatttcctcctcctcacgcaCAGCGCCAAACCCTTCTCTTCCTCGGGATCAGACAAGCTATTCAGCCCCAAGACCAACATACAGCTGAAGATGTACAAAACA CCACTATTTCTGAATGAGGTTTTGGTGAAAACGCCCCCCGACCCGTCCAGCGATGAGCCGCTCTTCCATGTCTCGCACATCGATCGCGTCCACGCACTCAAAACTGAGACCTTGAACGAGAG GGCAACATGGGTCCAGAAAATCAAAGCAGCATCTGAACATTTCATTGAAAccgagaagaaaaagagagagaaggctTACCAAG cacGTTCCCTGAAGAGCAGCGGTATCGGGCGACTGCTGGTGACTGTCACCGAAGCTCAAGAGCTCAAGGCCTGTAAACCCAACG GTAAGAGTAATCCGTACTGTGAGCTGACCATGGGGGCTCAGTGCTACACGTCCCGGCCCGTCAGCGACACTCTCAACCCCAAGTGGAACTTTAACTGCCAGTTCTTCATCAAAGACCTCTACCAGGACGTCCTGTGTATCACTGTGTTCGAGAAAGACCAGTTCTCACCTGATG ATTTCCTGGGTCGGACTGAAGTTCCCGTGGCGACTataaagaaagagatggagagcaaAGGTGCTGCAAACCGGCGCCTGCTGCTACACGAAGTCCCCACTGGAGAAGTTTGGGTCAAACTAGACTTGCAGCTTTACGAGCCAAGCAAATGA